The genomic segment GGATTTGTCTAAGGGTGACGTCATTGTTGCTGAGGGGCGTTGGGAGACACAAGAACCAAGTGCGTTGGTTAACGGAATTCCTCTTGGACCAAAAGCAGTTAAAGTATTTGTGGATTCAGTAAAGCAGCCTGATACATCACTATGGAGACCTACAGCTGAAATGTCATTTCTTGAGGACTGTTTGATGGCTTACGTATCTTGGCCCCTGAGtaaggttgattttgaaaatccctCAACTCCAACTGGTCAGAATGCTACATCACATGCTTCTTTGTCTGCATCAAAGGCCAAGTCTGCAGCCACAGCTTCTAAGTCTGCTACAGAGTCCAAAACTTCAGCAACAGCTTCAAAGGCTGCATCGCAGGCCAAATCTGCATCTATGTCTTCTAAGTTTGCATCTGGTTCTGAATCTCCTGTTGATGAAGCAACGGGTCCAATATCTCNtatttataatttctagcaATGTGTTAGCAATGTATTACCCCTGTCtataatgctaattaattatattggatttgtttactgattgtgtttaacagggtatacaaggaaacaaatgtaaactatTGGATTTGTCTAAGGGTGACGTCATTGTTGCTGAGGGGCGTTGGGAGACACAAGAACCAAGTGCGTTGGTTAACGGAATTCCTCTTGGACCAAAAGCAGTTAAAGTATTTGTGGATTCAGTAAAGCAGCCTGATACATCACTATGGAGACCTACAGCTGAAATGTCATTTCTTGAGGACTGTTTGATGGCTTACGTATCTTGGCCCCTGAGtaaggttgattttgaaaatccctcaactccaactggtcagaatgctacatcacatgcttctttgtctgcatcaaaggccaagtctgcagccacagcttctaagtctgctacagagtccaaaacttcagcaacagcttcaaaggctgcatcgcaggccaaatctgcatctatgtcttctaagtctgcatctggttctgagtctcctgttgatgatgcaacgggtccaatatcaccaataaagaatactttaccatcacagtctcctctcaggaagtctccagtaagtgttttcatatgttatgaagttgtttttgttaattatatgatgactgatggtttatattgtaaacatggcagcgcattaataaagttatttccaaggagaataagaagtgcaagttgatggatttaactgaaaagaatagggttgtggctgaaggacgatggggaacaaatgatccagaacataaggttcactttactcgcttgggttctaatgcagttaaagtgtggatagatgttgtgaaggtgaaaaatgtaaaagtttggaggccatccgatgaaatagagattattgaagatgcacttagctcctgcattgcttggccagagaacaaggtcattatgtcttaaactgatggttttattgtgtaatgttaagtacttgagattgcttgtttattttggatgttcttgagactttgatggtaaactgatgttcttgagacttttgttatgtattttggatctgagacgtttattaatcagattttatgagattttataaaacaggttatgtgtgctataatcacatatcagaaaatgctataaaagtacaggtaaacgttatgataaaagaatataccatagcacagtaaacaagataaaacagcatttcgcaacagctatattagatatgtataacatagcacgaaaaattaaatattgtataaatttttgcaaaattataatcttgataatacagcagtttattagagctatgctataaaactataacatagcacgaaaaaacaaatgttgtataaattttttcaaaattatgatcttgataatatagcaatttcttaaagctatgttatagttttataacaTAGCATACGTAATAAGTGCTATTGTATATGGGATACATATAATAACAGTGCCCAAATACAGCGCTCATGAAAACGCTATCAAAGACCTATGATAGCGtttttctctggttaacaatgtgcatatttgttgtagtgtttTATCTCTTACTTTCTCTATTTAATGGTTCTTGGGAATTTCAGATTCCAGATTAGATATTGCCTTATACTTCATGAGCTGTTACTGACACCGCTGCAGTCACTTATGCCTTTCCCTATGAACAAGCTCTGTTCTATTTCACTATCTTGTTATACTTCATGAGCTGTTACTAACACCGTTGCAGTCACTTATCTTCTCAATGAAGTTGGTGTTTCCTCTATCTCTAATACGAAGTATGGACTCACGTATCAAAGAAGAAAGCTCATTGCGTAGAAGATTTAGTTTTAACgtttcctttttattatatGTAAGGTTTTAGTAGTTTTCCTTTTAGTCTTTGCTTATGTCGGTTTATAGAGATCTATATAAAGGATCTCTACAACATCAATAAGAATCAACTTCCAAGCATTAACTTTTATTCTCAATAGAGACTAGGGTAAGGGAAGCTTAAGCTTTTACGTTCTCTATTTTCTAAGCATCTTTAGGAAACTTACGACGGGTCCAGTTACTAGGTCTGCGACAAAGGTACAGGCTCATAACAGTCTCGCATTAGGTTGTTTAGTGTGATAATGTTCGTATCCAATATTAATGATCTGTTCTGGCCAATCATGGCTTCCTTTGAATTTGTTAAAGTGCACtgaattgaaaacaaatttattgttaCAAGAcgttttgaataaaattttcaaaagcaAATGGTGTCCTCAAAAACTCAACTTCCTCTCACTGATACATGCACACAGAAGCAGACGTACTGTACTATTTACTGAACAAAAAGAATCTCACTAGCTACAATCATCTCACAACATATACttgtatacatttatatatataacagacaTCTGCCACCTGACTGGATCGAATATGGATCTTATCCTGCTTTCTCGTGTCAGATCGTATCACACCATACCTTTACATATAGCTCGGATAAGGATTGTAACCTTGAACCTGGCCATGCGGTTGGTGTTGATTACCATTGGATACAAATGGGTTCCCAAATGGGTTCATattctgctgctgttgctggTAAGGTTGTTGTGCAGGCCCCATCATCATTCCTGCGTTCTGATGCTGAAACCCGAatgtttgatgattttggttCGCCATTTGAATAGGAAGAGGTGCTCCGACTCCATTAGATGCAAAGAAAGGTTGGTGCATCATTTGACCGTTATGAACTGCATTTTGTTCCCATGGATTGTAACTCCTGTTTTGCTGTTGAGTCACTCTGATTGCATCCTCATATAGGCTGTCAAGTGTAAGCTTGTCTAGTCCACCCGCCTTTTCAGTCAAACGACACATGAATTAATCTAATGTCATAAACCTCAACTTTCTGAAATATaatagagacagagagagaggaagggacAAATTTACCAATTTGCTATTTGCAGCGGCACCTTCATTGGAGCTTGGGGCAGTCACAAGCGCCAATTCCCAACCAGTCGAGTTCCCATTTGTAAAATCAGTTGTCAAAGGTGGCGGCTCAActggagaaaacaaaaacatcaggttcattttaatttgttatttactGGGAAACAGGAGCTAGGAAATGATATATTAATAATCCATGCGAAATAAATTGTATACCGCTAACAGGAACAATAGCCAAAGCCAACGCATTTTTCTCTTCGAGTTCAGAGACCACTGGAGCTGGATCATCCATAGACTAGCAGGAGAAAGTCAAATGAGTTAGCACATTAGTTCCAAGTAAAAGAAACGCAAGGTTAGAAACTGGACAAATACCAAAAGATCAGGTTGTTTCTCTACAGGCTTCTCTGCTTCTGCTGCTTTAATTGGTTCAGGTGATGCTGGTTTCTCTTCAACAACCTTTGGGGGCTTTTCGTACTCTATGGCCAAAATCTCTTTGGGAGCAGTAAGTTTCTCAACTACCTGCCATTAACGTAAAAAGCAAGTTTTAATAATAGCAACTTGGATCATAGTGTGATGAGTTTGTTCATGCAAAAAAGAACAGGAAACGTCAAACATATTTGGATTTACAAAACCAAGTACAAACGAAAAGATAAAGAAACGACGACAGTTTTACAAGATACTCTCATACCTGCTCCTTCTTGACACCTGCTGCTAATGGTGCTTCTTTCACATACTCTTCCATTGCTTGTAGAAAAGAAGTGGGAGGCTTCATACAAAACAAGATATGGTGAGGAAAACAATTGCAGAAATAACCGAATCAGTATTCACATTTGTATGAAAATCCAACCTGCTCAATCTTTATAAATCTATCTCCACGTCCAACATTAACGCTTTTGCAAACTTCTAAAAATTCAGAAAGCCTCCCTGCCTGAACACCAATGAAACCAAACTTAAGGTGGTTCTTGTGCCAAACAAACGTTAAAGTAGAAACCAACACACCAGTAAGAGGTTGTATGTACCTGTTTTACCGCTCTCCTGTACATATCCAAAGCCTTCAGAGCATCGTTTCGTTGCATCTCAAAGAACTGTTACAAGGAAAATTTGTGTTTGAATAAGTCAGGAAAgggagaaaaaatatatatgcagaAAAAGAAGCGCGTTTGCGTACCTTATCAACCAAATTGTCGATTCCATCTGTTAGTGCTTGGTATATCTTAGTGCTCTCAGATATAACCTAATTGGTGAGAAGTAGACCGATAATCACAAATGCtgttaacaaaatttaatcGAGGAACAGTTAATGCCAGTTAACTGTATAGCATACCATTGAGAGTGCCAACTG from the Camelina sativa cultivar DH55 chromosome 12, Cs, whole genome shotgun sequence genome contains:
- the LOC104733791 gene encoding uncharacterized protein LOC104733791 codes for the protein MKEAVGHIIAWPTDKCRLVDNNIQMEDIAPMGIQGNKCKLLDLSKGDVIVAEGRWETQEPSALVNGIPLGPKAVKVFVDSVKQPDTSLWRPTAEMSFLEDCLMAYVSWPLSKVDFENPSTPTGQNATSHASLSASKAKSAATASKSATESKTSATASKAASQAKSASMSSKFASGSESPVDEATGPISXIYNF